From Odontesthes bonariensis isolate fOdoBon6 chromosome 21, fOdoBon6.hap1, whole genome shotgun sequence, a single genomic window includes:
- the LOC142370714 gene encoding excitatory amino acid transporter 3-like produces MSVAAGLSLMLLVKPGVTYPVSEFDAEKEEEPFVTVGSIMDLLRNMLPQNLVLALFKKYKTSMKLAVPSISNSSLETNATKYTLSVDVVDGFDVLGLLVISLGLGLAISSMKERGLIYRGVIAGTNELMRYSLRLVASYMPLGLLLVSVTHVVDVGDWKILIKIGKFTAVVLVG; encoded by the exons ATGTCCGTGGCTGCAG GACTGAGTCTGATGCTGCTCGTGAAGCCGGGCGTCACCTATCCTGTCAGCGAGTTCGACgctgagaaggaggaggagcccTTCGTCACCGTGGGCTCCATCATGGATCTGTTAAG AAACATGTTGCCACAGAATCTGGTTCTGGCTTTATTCAAAAAG TACAAGACGTCGATGAAGTTAGCAGTTCCTTCGATCTCAAATTCCAGCCTGGAAACG AATGCCACTAAATACACACTGAGTGTGGATGTGGTGGATGGCTTCGACGTCCTCGGCCTGTTGGTCATCTCCTTGGGGCTTGGGCTGGCCATCTCCAGCATGAAAGAAAGAGGACTTATCTACAGGGGAGTCATCGCCGGCACGAACGAGCTCATGAGATACTCCCTCAGACTGGTTGCGAG CTACATGCCGCTGGGACTCCTGCTCGTGTCTGTAACCCACGTTGTCGACGTTGGCGATTGGAAGATCTTAATCAAAATTGGAAAGTTCACGGCTGTGGTTCTCGTCGGGTGA